The Buttiauxella selenatireducens genome has a window encoding:
- the folK gene encoding 2-amino-4-hydroxy-6-hydroxymethyldihydropteridine diphosphokinase, with the protein MTLAYIALGSNLASPLEQVTHALDAIATIPQSWVVATSSYYRTPPLGPQDQPDYLNAAVALETELSPEALLAHTQRIELEHGRVRKAERWGPRTLDLDIMLFGNLTIVTPTLTVPHYDMKNRAFMLVPLLEIAPDCAFPDGQPVAKVLENLSQDGITFW; encoded by the coding sequence ATGACACTGGCGTATATCGCCCTTGGCAGCAACCTTGCGTCGCCGCTTGAGCAAGTGACTCATGCACTGGACGCCATAGCAACCATCCCGCAAAGCTGGGTGGTTGCAACATCTTCGTACTACCGCACCCCACCGCTCGGCCCGCAAGACCAACCTGATTACCTGAATGCCGCTGTCGCCCTGGAAACGGAACTGTCTCCCGAGGCATTACTGGCTCATACTCAACGTATTGAGCTGGAGCACGGACGAGTACGAAAAGCCGAGCGCTGGGGGCCACGGACGCTGGATCTCGACATTATGCTGTTCGGTAATCTGACGATTGTCACGCCAACACTTACCGTGCCGCACTACGATATGAAAAACCGTGCGTTCATGTTAGTTCCATTGCTGGAGATCGCGCCTGATTGCGCCTTCCCTGACGGCCAGCCGGTCGCTAAAGTTTTAGAAAATCTCTCCCAGGACGGGATTACTTTTTGGTAA
- the panB gene encoding 3-methyl-2-oxobutanoate hydroxymethyltransferase has product MKPITMSQLRQWKQAQRKFATITAYDFSFAKLFAEEGIGVMLVGDSLGMTVQGHDSTLPVTVADIAYHTRAVRRGAPNCLLLADLPFMAYATPEQAFANAAEVMRAGANMVKVEGGRWLVDTVKMLTERAVPVCGHLGLTPQSVNIFGGYKIQGRDETTAQTLLDDALALEAAGAQLLVLECVPVALAKRITDALVIPVIGIGAGNVTDGQILVMHDAFGITGGHIPKFAKNFLTGTGDMRAAVRQYINEVESGTYPGEEHSFH; this is encoded by the coding sequence ATGAAACCAATCACCATGTCTCAGTTGCGCCAATGGAAACAGGCTCAACGCAAGTTCGCCACCATCACTGCTTATGATTTCAGCTTCGCAAAACTGTTTGCCGAGGAAGGCATTGGCGTCATGCTGGTTGGCGATTCATTAGGGATGACCGTTCAAGGCCACGACTCCACGCTGCCGGTAACCGTAGCAGATATTGCCTACCACACTCGCGCGGTACGCCGTGGCGCGCCGAATTGCCTGTTGCTGGCTGACCTTCCGTTTATGGCATACGCCACCCCGGAGCAAGCTTTTGCCAACGCCGCAGAGGTAATGCGCGCCGGTGCGAACATGGTCAAAGTCGAAGGGGGTCGCTGGCTGGTTGATACCGTCAAAATGCTCACCGAACGTGCGGTTCCCGTCTGTGGGCATTTGGGCTTAACGCCGCAGTCCGTGAATATTTTCGGGGGTTATAAAATCCAGGGACGCGATGAAACCACGGCGCAAACGCTGCTTGATGATGCCCTGGCCCTCGAAGCCGCAGGTGCGCAGTTGTTAGTGCTGGAATGTGTGCCGGTTGCACTGGCAAAACGCATTACTGACGCGCTGGTTATCCCGGTTATTGGTATTGGGGCTGGCAATGTCACTGACGGACAGATTTTGGTGATGCACGATGCGTTCGGCATTACAGGCGGTCATATTCCAAAGTTTGCGAAGAACTTCCTCACAGGAACCGGCGACATGCGTGCTGCGGTGCGCCAGTACATCAACGAAGTTGAGTCCGGCACCTATCCAGGTGAAGAACACAGTTTCCACTGA
- the panC gene encoding pantoate--beta-alanine ligase: protein MLIIETIPLLRQQIRRWRQEGKRIAVVPTMGNLHDGHMKLVDEAKSRADVVVTTIFVNPMQFDRPDDLTRYPRTLQEDCEKLNRRKADLVFAPAPGDIFPKGLDSQTFVEVPGLSTMLEGASRPGHFRGVSTIVSKLFNMVQPDIACFGEKDFQQLALIRKMVADMGYDIEIIGVPTVRAKDGLALSSRNGYLNAEQRKIAPGLHKVMQSLADKLLAGERDTEEMLAIAATELNEKGFRSDDLQIRDADTLLELDAESKRAVVLMAAWLGQARLIDNVQVELAQ from the coding sequence GTGTTGATTATCGAAACGATACCGCTGCTGCGTCAGCAAATCCGCCGTTGGCGCCAGGAAGGTAAGCGCATTGCGGTGGTCCCAACAATGGGGAACCTGCACGACGGGCATATGAAGCTGGTCGATGAGGCAAAAAGCCGCGCCGATGTGGTAGTAACCACCATTTTTGTTAATCCGATGCAGTTTGACCGCCCGGATGACTTAACACGCTATCCACGCACCTTGCAGGAAGATTGCGAAAAGTTAAATCGCCGCAAAGCGGATTTGGTGTTTGCACCTGCTCCTGGTGACATTTTCCCGAAAGGCCTGGATTCGCAGACTTTCGTCGAAGTTCCTGGGCTTTCGACCATGCTCGAAGGTGCAAGCCGTCCGGGGCATTTCCGTGGCGTTTCTACTATCGTCAGCAAGCTGTTTAACATGGTGCAGCCTGACATCGCGTGTTTCGGTGAGAAAGATTTCCAGCAGCTCGCGTTAATTCGCAAGATGGTTGCGGATATGGGCTACGACATCGAAATCATCGGTGTACCAACGGTGCGCGCAAAAGATGGCCTGGCATTAAGCTCGCGCAATGGCTATCTGAACGCTGAACAACGCAAAATCGCACCGGGCCTGCATAAAGTGATGCAGTCTCTGGCGGACAAACTGCTTGCCGGTGAGCGCGATACTGAAGAGATGTTAGCAATCGCGGCAACTGAGCTAAATGAAAAAGGCTTCCGTTCAGACGACCTGCAAATCCGCGATGCGGATACGTTGCTGGAGCTGGATGCAGAGAGCAAGCGCGCGGTGGTGCTGATGGCGGCATGGCTCGGACAGGCGCGTTTAATTGATAATGTTCAGGTCGAGCTCGCGCAGTAG
- the panD gene encoding aspartate 1-decarboxylase — MIRTMLQGKLHRVKVTQADLHYEGSCAIDQDFLEAAGILEYEAIDIYNVTNGKRFSTYAIAGERGSKIISVNGAAAHCADVGDILIIATYVTMPDEQARSWQPKVAYFDGDNEMKRLAKAVPVQVA; from the coding sequence ATGATACGCACCATGCTGCAAGGCAAACTTCACCGTGTCAAAGTGACGCAGGCGGATTTGCACTATGAAGGTTCCTGCGCCATCGATCAGGATTTCCTTGAAGCGGCTGGCATTCTGGAATATGAAGCCATTGATATTTATAACGTCACCAACGGTAAGCGTTTCTCTACTTACGCGATCGCTGGTGAACGCGGTTCTAAAATTATTTCGGTTAACGGCGCTGCGGCACATTGTGCCGATGTGGGCGATATTCTGATTATCGCAACTTACGTGACGATGCCGGATGAGCAAGCGCGTAGCTGGCAGCCGAAAGTGGCTTATTTCGATGGCGACAACGAAATGAAACGCCTGGCGAAGGCTGTACCGGTTCAGGTTGCCTGA
- a CDS encoding polysaccharide deacetylase family protein, whose translation MLTRLIFAALMLICGSSANASLLSSHHTPAQYMQTTEDADIWAQVGDKVISVGTIQEGQILAVVPTAADYYEFSFGFGTGFIDKTHLEPVQGKQRVEDRLGDLHKPLSNQNLVTFRDVTVYNAPDSGSAPFGTLANNLRYPIIASLKDRLNQSWYQIRIGNRLGYISSLDAQPDNGIPVLTYHHILRDEENTRFRHTSTTTSVVAFSNQMTWLRDMGYTTLTLYQLEGYVRNRMNMPARAVVITFDDGLKSVYRYAYPILKEYGFKATSFIISSRIKAHPQTWNPKTLQFMSISELQASQDVFDIQSHTHFLHRVDANRQPTLLRRTYRNILLDFEHSRRALAQFNPHVLYLSYPFGGYNDKAVKAANDAGFHMAVTTVRGKVKPGDNPFLLKRLYVLRTDSLETMSRLISNQPKS comes from the coding sequence ATGCTAACTCGTCTTATCTTTGCAGCCCTGATGCTGATTTGTGGTAGTAGCGCTAATGCTAGCCTGCTCAGCAGCCACCATACTCCCGCGCAATATATGCAAACCACTGAAGATGCCGATATTTGGGCGCAAGTGGGGGACAAAGTCATCTCTGTCGGCACTATTCAGGAAGGGCAAATACTGGCAGTCGTCCCGACGGCGGCAGATTATTACGAGTTCAGTTTTGGCTTTGGTACGGGCTTTATTGATAAAACGCATCTGGAGCCAGTGCAGGGAAAACAACGCGTTGAAGATCGTCTGGGTGATTTGCATAAGCCATTGAGCAACCAAAACCTGGTGACCTTCCGTGACGTGACCGTGTATAACGCACCAGACAGCGGTAGCGCCCCGTTTGGTACGCTGGCGAATAACTTACGTTATCCCATAATTGCCAGTCTGAAAGACCGACTTAACCAATCCTGGTATCAGATTCGAATTGGCAACCGCCTTGGGTATATCAGCAGCCTTGATGCCCAGCCGGATAACGGCATTCCGGTGCTTACCTATCACCATATTCTGCGTGACGAAGAGAACACCCGTTTTCGTCATACATCAACCACCACGTCGGTTGTGGCATTCAGCAACCAAATGACCTGGCTGCGGGATATGGGTTACACCACGCTGACTCTGTATCAGCTCGAAGGTTACGTGCGCAATCGAATGAACATGCCTGCGCGCGCGGTGGTGATTACTTTTGATGATGGGTTAAAGTCGGTTTATCGCTACGCATACCCGATCCTCAAAGAGTACGGTTTTAAGGCAACGTCATTTATTATTTCGTCACGTATAAAGGCACACCCGCAAACCTGGAACCCGAAAACGCTGCAATTTATGAGCATATCGGAATTACAGGCCAGCCAGGATGTGTTTGATATCCAGTCGCACACGCACTTTTTGCATCGCGTTGATGCAAACCGCCAGCCGACGCTTTTACGCCGTACCTACCGCAATATCCTGCTCGATTTTGAACATTCCAGACGCGCGCTGGCACAGTTTAATCCGCATGTTTTATACCTTTCGTACCCCTTTGGTGGCTATAACGATAAAGCTGTGAAAGCAGCCAACGACGCGGGGTTCCATATGGCGGTGACGACTGTACGTGGGAAAGTGAAGCCAGGAGATAACCCGTTTTTACTGAAACGGCTTTATGTATTACGTACTGACTCGTTAGAAACGATGTCGCGACTGATCTCCAACCAACCGAAATCGTGA
- a CDS encoding PTS sugar transporter subunit IIA produces the protein MLGWVIAGHDYYAQDMLDAIERRFGPQAQCCSVNYWKGLSTNMLSRMMCDALYNCDSGDGVVFLTDQAGAAPYRTAALISHQHTHCEVISGVTLPVLFAMRAYRTTLTSEAFRDHIVEHGGGDITSLWHQQQKNPPFVLLHHY, from the coding sequence ATGTTAGGTTGGGTGATTGCGGGTCATGACTACTACGCTCAGGATATGCTGGATGCAATTGAGCGTCGTTTTGGGCCTCAGGCTCAATGTTGTTCGGTGAATTACTGGAAGGGACTGAGCACCAATATGCTGAGTCGTATGATGTGTGATGCGCTGTACAATTGTGATTCGGGTGACGGGGTGGTCTTTTTGACCGACCAGGCCGGGGCCGCCCCTTATCGTACTGCGGCATTAATCAGCCACCAACATACCCATTGTGAAGTGATCTCCGGCGTTACGTTACCCGTGTTGTTCGCGATGCGTGCGTATCGAACCACGTTGACCAGTGAAGCGTTCCGCGACCATATTGTTGAGCATGGCGGGGGCGACATCACCAGCCTTTGGCATCAGCAACAAAAAAATCCCCCCTTCGTGTTACTACACCATTATTGA
- a CDS encoding ABC transporter permease: protein MMHLYWVALKSIWTKEIHRFTRIWIQTLVPPVITMTLYFIIFGNLIGSQIGSMHGFTYMQFIVPGLIMMAVITNSYANVASSFFSAKFQRNIEELLVAPVPTHIIIAGYVGGGVARGLCVGVMVTAVSLFFVPFQVHSWLFVALTLLLTAILFSLAGLLNAVFAKTFDDISLIPTFVLTPLTYLGGVFYSLTLLPPFWQALSHLNPVVYMISGFRYGFLGINDVPLLFTITVLVGFITAFYILCWYLIQRGRGLRS, encoded by the coding sequence ATGATGCATCTCTATTGGGTAGCGTTAAAAAGTATCTGGACCAAAGAAATCCATCGTTTCACGCGTATCTGGATTCAAACGCTAGTACCGCCGGTCATCACTATGACCCTGTATTTTATTATTTTCGGTAACTTGATCGGCTCGCAAATCGGCTCAATGCATGGCTTTACTTACATGCAGTTCATCGTGCCGGGTTTGATCATGATGGCGGTGATCACTAACTCTTATGCCAACGTAGCGTCTTCATTCTTTAGCGCAAAATTCCAGCGCAACATTGAGGAGTTGCTGGTGGCACCGGTGCCGACCCATATCATTATTGCGGGTTACGTTGGTGGCGGTGTGGCACGTGGCTTGTGCGTTGGGGTTATGGTGACGGCCGTTTCGTTGTTCTTCGTGCCATTCCAGGTTCATTCATGGCTCTTTGTCGCGTTAACGCTGTTACTGACGGCAATTCTGTTTTCGCTGGCGGGTTTGCTGAACGCGGTGTTTGCCAAAACCTTTGACGATATCAGCCTGATCCCCACTTTTGTGCTGACTCCACTGACCTATTTGGGCGGCGTGTTCTACTCTCTGACGCTGCTGCCGCCGTTCTGGCAGGCGCTGTCCCACTTGAACCCCGTGGTGTATATGATCAGTGGTTTCCGTTACGGCTTCCTGGGCATCAATGACGTACCGCTGCTGTTCACCATCACGGTACTGGTCGGCTTTATCACCGCATTCTATATTCTGTGCTGGTATTTGATTCAACGTGGGCGTGGCCTGCGTAGCTAA
- a CDS encoding ABC transporter ATP-binding protein codes for MTIALELEQLTKTYAGGVQALRGIDLRVEAGDFYALLGPNGAGKSTTIGIISSLVNKTSGRVRVFGYDLQKDIVNAKRQLGLVPQEFNFNPFETVQQIVVHQAGYYGVERSEAIARSEKYLKQLDLWEKRNERARMLSGGMKRRLMIARALMHEPKLLILDEPTAGVDIELRRSMWGFLKDLNDKGTTIILTTHYLEEAEMLCRNIGIIQNGELVENTSMKSLLSKLKSEIFILDLAPKSPLPQLDGYQYRLVDTSTLEVEVLREQGINSVFSQLSSQGVQVLSMRNKANRLEELFVTLVNGSKGDQA; via the coding sequence ATGACAATTGCATTAGAACTGGAACAGTTAACGAAAACCTATGCAGGCGGTGTACAGGCACTGCGCGGCATAGATCTTCGTGTTGAAGCAGGGGACTTTTACGCCCTGCTGGGGCCAAACGGCGCAGGAAAATCCACCACCATCGGTATTATCAGCTCGCTGGTCAATAAAACCTCAGGTCGGGTTCGCGTATTTGGTTACGATCTGCAAAAAGACATTGTTAACGCCAAACGCCAGCTTGGGCTGGTGCCGCAGGAATTTAACTTTAACCCATTTGAGACGGTGCAACAGATTGTTGTTCATCAGGCGGGTTATTACGGCGTTGAACGTAGCGAAGCCATCGCACGTAGCGAAAAGTACCTGAAACAGCTCGATCTGTGGGAAAAACGCAACGAACGTGCGCGCATGTTGTCCGGTGGCATGAAGCGCCGTTTGATGATTGCCCGTGCCTTAATGCATGAGCCTAAATTGTTAATTCTTGATGAACCAACAGCGGGCGTCGATATCGAACTGCGCCGTTCAATGTGGGGCTTCCTGAAGGATCTGAATGACAAAGGCACCACCATTATTTTGACCACCCACTATCTTGAAGAAGCAGAGATGCTGTGCCGCAACATTGGTATTATTCAAAATGGCGAGTTAGTCGAAAATACGTCAATGAAATCATTACTCTCCAAACTGAAGTCAGAAATTTTTATCCTCGATTTAGCGCCGAAAAGCCCGCTGCCACAGCTTGATGGCTACCAGTATCGCCTGGTGGATACGTCGACTCTGGAAGTTGAAGTGCTGCGCGAGCAGGGGATAAATAGTGTTTTCAGCCAGTTAAGTTCGCAAGGTGTTCAGGTATTAAGTATGCGTAACAAAGCAAACCGTCTCGAAGAGCTGTTCGTCACGCTGGTCAACGGGTCAAAAGGAGACCAGGCATGA
- the can gene encoding carbonate dehydratase: protein MKDIDTLISNNQVWSKLMEDEDPGFFERLSQAQKPRFLWIGCSDSRVPAERLTGLEPGELFVHRNVANLVIHTDLNCLSVVQYAVDVLEVEHIIICGHYGCGGVQAAVENPDLGLINNWLLHIRDIWFKHSSLLGELPPEQRLDTLCELNVMEQVYNLGHSTIMQSAWKRGQKVTVHGWAYGIHDGRLRDLEVTATSRESLEQGYRSGISNLQNSHISHKNRTPSQ from the coding sequence ATGAAAGACATTGATACCCTCATCAGCAATAACCAGGTCTGGTCAAAACTGATGGAGGACGAAGATCCGGGTTTTTTTGAACGTTTGTCTCAAGCCCAAAAACCTCGCTTCTTGTGGATTGGCTGTTCCGATAGCCGCGTACCTGCCGAGCGTCTGACGGGCCTTGAGCCTGGCGAGTTGTTTGTTCACCGTAATGTGGCAAACCTGGTCATTCATACGGATTTGAATTGCCTTTCTGTTGTTCAGTACGCAGTAGATGTTCTTGAAGTTGAACACATTATCATCTGCGGTCACTACGGATGCGGTGGTGTACAAGCGGCGGTTGAGAACCCAGATTTAGGGCTGATTAACAACTGGCTGTTGCACATCCGCGATATCTGGTTCAAGCATAGCTCCCTACTGGGAGAACTCCCACCGGAGCAGCGTCTGGATACGCTTTGCGAACTGAACGTAATGGAGCAGGTTTATAACCTCGGCCATTCCACCATTATGCAGTCCGCGTGGAAACGTGGACAAAAAGTCACCGTACACGGTTGGGCTTACGGTATTCACGATGGTCGCCTGCGCGATTTGGAAGTGACTGCCACCAGCCGCGAATCGCTGGAGCAGGGCTACCGTAGCGGGATTTCAAATCTTCAGAATTCTCATATCAGCCACAAGAATAGAACACCTTCTCAGTAA
- the hpt gene encoding hypoxanthine phosphoribosyltransferase, with protein sequence MKHTVEVMIPEAEIKARIAELGREITEHYRDSGSDMVLVGLLRGSFMFMADLCREVHVPHEVDFMTASSYGSGMSTTRDVKILKDLDEDIRGKDVLIVEDIIDSGNTLSKVREILSLREPKSLAICTLLDKPERREVDVNVEWVGFAIPDEFVVGYGIDYAQRYRHLPYVGKVVLLDE encoded by the coding sequence ATGAAACATACTGTTGAAGTGATGATCCCCGAAGCGGAGATCAAAGCCCGTATCGCTGAGTTGGGTCGTGAGATCACTGAACATTATCGTGATAGCGGTAGTGATATGGTGCTGGTTGGTCTGTTGCGTGGCTCATTTATGTTCATGGCGGACCTGTGCCGTGAAGTCCACGTGCCACACGAAGTCGATTTTATGACGGCATCGAGTTATGGCAGCGGCATGTCCACCACCCGCGATGTGAAAATCCTGAAAGATCTCGATGAAGATATTCGCGGTAAAGACGTGCTGATCGTCGAAGATATTATCGATTCCGGTAATACGCTGAGCAAAGTGCGCGAAATTCTGAGCCTGCGTGAGCCAAAGTCACTGGCAATTTGTACGCTGCTGGATAAACCGGAGCGTCGTGAAGTGGACGTGAACGTTGAGTGGGTGGGTTTCGCCATTCCTGACGAATTCGTGGTGGGTTATGGTATTGACTACGCTCAGCGTTATCGCCATCTGCCATACGTCGGTAAAGTGGTTCTGCTGGACGAGTAA
- a CDS encoding glucose/quinate/shikimate family membrane-bound PQQ-dependent dehydrogenase, protein MNCYQIFKSVIIVKTNNSGSRVIATLTALFAVLTGLYLLIGGIWLVAIGGSWYYPIAGVVMLVTAGLLWQRKALALWLYAALLLCTAVWSVWEVGFDFWALTPRLDVLFFFGVWLLLPFVYRHLIQPATGAAPALGAVLVITVIGLAWAVFNDPQEINGTLKSDELATTASSTIPDADWPAYGRNQEGQRYSPLKQINDKNVAQLKEAWTFQTGDVKRPTDPGEITNEVTPIKIRDTLYLCTAHQQLFALDAATGKQKWKFDPRLDTNPSFQHVTCRGVSYHEATADNASPDVVSDCPRRIILPVNDGRLFAINADNGQLCESFANKGILNLQTNMPVTTPGMYEPTSPPIITDKVIVIAGAVTDNFSTREPSGVIRGFDVNSGKLLWAFDPGAKDPNTIPGDEHHFTLNSPNSWAPAAYDAKLDLVYLPMGVTTPDIWGGNRTPEQERYASSIVALNATTGKLAWSYQTVHHDLWDMDMPSQPTLADISDKNGNLIPVIYAPAKTGNIFVLDRRDGKLVVPAPEKPVPQGAAKGDYVTPTQPFSDLSFRPKKDLSGADMWGATLYDQMVCRIIFHNLRYEGIFTPPSEQGTLVFPGNLGMFEWGGISVDPNRQVAIANPMALPFVSKLMPRGPGNPMEPPKDAKGSGSESGIQPQYGVPYGVTLNPFLSPFGLPCKQPAWGYISAVDLKTNEVVWKKRIGTVRDSSPLPLPFKMGMPMLGGPISTAGNVLFIGATADNYLRAYNMSNGDKLWEARLPAGGQATPMTYEVNGKQYVVISAGGHGSFGTKMGDYIVAYALPDDAK, encoded by the coding sequence ATGAATTGCTATCAAATTTTTAAGAGCGTGATAATTGTGAAAACAAATAACTCTGGTTCGCGAGTCATCGCAACCTTAACAGCCCTGTTTGCAGTACTGACCGGGCTGTATTTACTTATTGGTGGGATATGGTTAGTGGCAATTGGGGGTTCCTGGTACTACCCAATTGCAGGGGTGGTGATGCTAGTCACCGCAGGTTTACTTTGGCAACGTAAAGCATTGGCGCTGTGGCTCTATGCCGCATTACTGCTTTGCACCGCAGTGTGGTCAGTCTGGGAAGTCGGTTTCGATTTCTGGGCATTAACACCGCGTTTAGACGTACTTTTCTTCTTCGGCGTTTGGTTACTGCTACCGTTTGTTTATCGTCATCTGATTCAACCGGCTACAGGTGCCGCTCCCGCACTTGGGGCAGTACTGGTGATTACCGTGATTGGACTGGCCTGGGCGGTATTTAACGATCCGCAAGAAATCAACGGCACGCTGAAAAGCGATGAACTGGCAACGACAGCAAGCTCCACCATTCCTGATGCCGATTGGCCTGCATATGGTCGCAATCAGGAAGGACAGCGCTACTCTCCTTTAAAGCAGATTAACGATAAAAACGTCGCTCAGCTTAAAGAGGCGTGGACCTTCCAGACGGGTGACGTGAAGCGCCCAACCGATCCGGGTGAAATCACCAACGAAGTTACTCCGATTAAAATCCGCGACACGCTTTACCTGTGTACCGCTCACCAGCAACTGTTTGCGCTGGATGCGGCAACCGGTAAACAGAAGTGGAAATTCGATCCGCGACTGGATACCAACCCTTCGTTCCAGCACGTGACTTGCCGTGGGGTTTCTTACCACGAAGCGACTGCGGATAACGCAAGTCCGGATGTCGTTTCAGACTGCCCACGTCGAATCATCCTTCCGGTGAATGACGGGCGTCTGTTTGCCATCAATGCCGATAACGGTCAGCTGTGCGAAAGCTTTGCTAACAAAGGTATTCTGAATCTGCAAACCAATATGCCGGTGACAACACCAGGCATGTATGAACCCACTTCACCGCCAATTATCACCGATAAAGTGATTGTGATTGCGGGTGCAGTGACAGATAACTTCTCTACTCGCGAGCCGTCTGGTGTTATCCGTGGCTTTGATGTGAACAGCGGCAAACTGCTGTGGGCATTCGACCCGGGTGCAAAAGATCCGAATACCATTCCAGGCGACGAACATCATTTCACCCTTAACTCGCCGAACTCCTGGGCGCCAGCCGCCTATGATGCAAAGCTTGATTTGGTCTACCTGCCGATGGGGGTCACCACGCCAGATATTTGGGGCGGTAATCGCACTCCAGAACAAGAGCGCTATGCCAGCAGCATTGTCGCTTTGAACGCAACGACCGGGAAACTGGCATGGTCTTATCAAACGGTTCACCACGACCTGTGGGATATGGACATGCCATCGCAGCCAACACTTGCCGATATTAGCGACAAGAACGGCAACCTGATCCCGGTTATCTACGCACCTGCGAAAACCGGCAACATCTTTGTGCTGGACCGTCGTGACGGCAAACTGGTCGTTCCGGCTCCGGAAAAACCCGTTCCGCAGGGTGCAGCGAAAGGTGACTACGTTACGCCAACCCAACCGTTCTCTGACCTCAGCTTCCGTCCGAAGAAAGATCTCAGCGGCGCGGATATGTGGGGGGCGACGCTGTATGACCAGATGGTCTGCCGTATTATCTTCCACAACTTGCGTTATGAAGGCATTTTCACACCGCCGTCTGAGCAAGGCACGCTGGTGTTCCCGGGCAACCTGGGGATGTTCGAGTGGGGTGGAATTTCAGTTGACCCGAACCGTCAGGTGGCGATCGCCAACCCAATGGCCCTGCCGTTTGTTTCTAAGCTGATGCCACGCGGCCCTGGCAACCCAATGGAACCACCGAAAGATGCTAAAGGTAGCGGTTCTGAATCTGGCATTCAGCCACAGTACGGCGTGCCATATGGCGTGACGCTGAACCCGTTCCTCTCTCCGTTCGGCTTACCGTGTAAGCAACCGGCGTGGGGCTACATCTCTGCGGTCGATTTGAAAACCAATGAAGTGGTGTGGAAAAAACGTATCGGTACGGTGCGTGACAGTTCACCTCTTCCACTGCCGTTTAAAATGGGGATGCCAATGCTGGGCGGCCCAATTTCGACCGCAGGGAACGTGCTGTTTATTGGTGCAACCGCAGATAACTATTTGCGCGCTTATAACATGAGCAACGGTGACAAACTGTGGGAAGCGCGTCTGCCAGCTGGTGGACAAGCAACGCCGATGACCTATGAAGTGAATGGCAAACAGTACGTCGTGATTTCTGCGGGTGGCCACGGCTCCTTCGGAACCAAGATGGGCGACTATATTGTTGCTTATGCTTTGCCGGACGACGCTAAGTAG